The Virgibacillus sp. MSP4-1 genome has a segment encoding these proteins:
- a CDS encoding superoxide dismutase, whose product MANFELPELPYAYDALEPHIDKETMNIHHTKHHNTYVTKLNAALEGHADLQDKSLEDLLGNLDAVPEDIRTAVRNNGGGHANHSLFWTVLSPNGGGEPKGEVAEKINAKFGSYDKFKEEFKAAATGRFGSGWAWLVVNNGDVEITSTPNQDTPLMEGKTPILGLDVWEHAYYLKYQNKRPDYIAAFWNVVNWDEVEKRYQAAK is encoded by the coding sequence ATGGCTAATTTTGAACTTCCAGAATTACCTTATGCATACGATGCTTTAGAACCACACATCGATAAAGAAACGATGAACATTCATCACACAAAACACCATAATACTTATGTAACAAAACTGAATGCCGCACTTGAAGGACATGCAGATCTGCAGGACAAGTCTCTTGAAGACCTTCTTGGTAATCTTGATGCTGTTCCAGAGGATATCCGTACAGCTGTACGTAACAATGGTGGTGGCCATGCGAACCACAGTCTATTCTGGACAGTATTGTCACCAAATGGTGGCGGAGAGCCAAAAGGTGAAGTTGCGGAGAAAATTAATGCCAAGTTTGGCAGCTACGATAAATTTAAAGAAGAATTTAAAGCTGCTGCAACTGGACGTTTCGGTTCAGGATGGGCTTGGTTAGTTGTGAACAATGGAGATGTTGAAATTACAAGTACACCTAACCAGGATACTCCTCTAATGGAAGGCAAAACCCCAATCTTAGGACTGGACGTTTGGGAGCATGCTTATTATCTTAAGTATCAGAATAAGCGTCCAGACTATATTGCAGCTTTCTGGAATGTTGTAAATTGGGATGAAGTTGAAAAGCGCTATCAAGCAGCCAAATAA